TTCAACCTCGACACCCAAGCATACAGCTTCGGCGCAATCCCTGTGAAGATGAAGGAGCTGATGGGGCTGGTCGGCTCGATGGTGCTTCGATGCAACGACTGCATTTGCTACCATGTCGATCGGTGTGTCAGCGAAGGTGCGAGTAGGGAAGAACTGATCGAAGCCATGAATATCGCGCTGGTGATCGGCGGCTC
The Fimbriimonadia bacterium genome window above contains:
- a CDS encoding carboxymuconolactone decarboxylase family protein — protein: MSEKVHQTRAYRLHMNERILSSGHKGIQRFFNLDTQAYSFGAIPVKMKELMGLVGSMVLRCNDCICYHVDRCVSEGASREELIEAMNIALVIGGSIVIPHMRYAFEIMDELLPEAKRESAG